From a single Vibrio tubiashii ATCC 19109 genomic region:
- a CDS encoding PP2C family protein-serine/threonine phosphatase gives MINLVSSSGFSVSKSVDLENSDAVLMPKKVSDGYLFAVADGVGQTLGAQKASQIAISQLNEIKKIEDKPDFKKYFSQIRKEFIRISKSSNELYNMATTLTVCFVRNNQVWYAHTGDSRLYALYNDDLIQKTIDQTEHEYLVSNGIFSKRQVSKMRRSNVLMSSLSPRVELDINEGNFKLSSTSNSLILMTDGAYKFWEKNPKFSNSTMSDINLFASSLKKRILNTGPVDDFSVVAAEFQEANKAFKSDSQRLAF, from the coding sequence GTACTTATGCCTAAAAAAGTCAGTGATGGATACCTTTTCGCTGTTGCAGATGGAGTTGGACAAACTCTTGGAGCACAAAAAGCATCTCAGATAGCAATTTCACAATTAAACGAAATTAAAAAAATTGAAGATAAACCTGACTTTAAAAAGTATTTCTCGCAAATAAGAAAAGAGTTTATTCGTATATCTAAAAGTAGTAATGAGCTTTATAACATGGCTACGACTTTGACGGTGTGCTTTGTTAGAAACAATCAAGTGTGGTACGCACATACTGGCGATAGTAGGCTATATGCGTTATACAATGACGATTTAATACAGAAAACTATCGACCAAACGGAACATGAATATTTGGTTTCAAATGGGATTTTCTCTAAGCGTCAAGTCAGTAAAATGAGAAGGAGTAATGTCTTAATGTCTTCTCTTTCTCCAAGAGTCGAGCTAGATATAAATGAAGGTAACTTCAAGTTGAGTTCGACTAGTAATTCATTAATATTGATGACAGATGGTGCATATAAGTTTTGGGAGAAAAATCCTAAGTTTAGTAATTCAACAATGAGTGATATAAACTTATTCGCTTCTAGCTTAAAGAAAAGAATATTAAATACAGGACCAGTAGATGACTTTTCTGTTGTAGCGGCTGAGTTCCAAGAAGCTAACAAAGCATTTAAGAGTGATTCCCAACGCTTGGCATTTTGA